CTTGTTGCTGCCCAGCCAGGCGAAAATGCGGCTCGAACACCTGCTCCAGGCGCTGCTCCGGCACCCCCGGCCCCTGGTCGTCGACTTGCAGCACGAAGCTTTCGGCGCTGTCGAGAATCCGCAGATGCGCCCGCTCGCCATACTTGATGGCATTGTCGATCAGGTTGCCGATGCAGCGACGCAGGGCCAGCGATTTGCCCGGATAAGGTGACAAGGCCTTGCCTTCGACCGTGATGCGACCATCACCCACGTAGGGTTCGGCAAGCATCTCCAGCACCTGGTTGAGGTCGATCGGCTCGATGTTCTCGTGGATGTCGGTGTCCTTCACGCACTGCAACGCGCCCTTGACCAGCAGCTCCAACTCATCCAGGTCGCGGTTGAACTTGGCCTGCACCTGTTCATCCTCCAGCAGCTCGACCCGCAGGCGCAGGCGCGTGATCGGTGTGCGCAGGTCATGGGACACGGCACTGAACAGCTGGGCGCGCTCGGTCAGGTAACGGCTGATGCGCTCGCGCATGCTGTTGAACGCCCGCCCCACCTCGACCACCTCGCTGCCGCCGCCCTCGGCCACCGGCGCCACGTCCGCGCCCAGCGACATTTCCCGCGCAGCCCGCGCCAGGCGCTTGAGCGGCCGGCTCTGCCAATGCACCAGCAAGCCGATGAACAGCAGCAGCATGGCGGTGGTGAGGGCGATGAAACCGATCTGCTGGCGCGGCAGGCGCTCGGCCTCAAGGCTGGTGTAGGGCTCGGGCAGCAGTGAGGCGATGTACAGCCACTCGCCTTCGTCCAGGCGGATCTGGGTGACCAGCACCGGGGGGTTGAGTGGCTCGAGGGTGAGCGAGTAGTGCGCCCACGAACGCGGCAGCTCATCGAGCTTCAGGCCGCTGTTGAAGATACGCAAGTCGTCCGGACTGACGAACGCCACGGAGATTTCCATCTGCTGCCCCAGACGCTCATGCAACACCTGCTGGAACACCTCGATCACCGCTTGCTTGCGCGGGGTGACCGGCAACACCGGCATCTCCAGCGGCTTGACGTTGAGCGAGACGAAGAAGCGCGTGCCGCCCATGCTGCGCAACTGGTCGAGGACCATGGGCCGGTAGCCCACCGGCAGCGAGCGGAAGTAGCTGACACTGGCGCTCATCGAATGGGCCAGGCTGCTGGCGCTGGCGCGCAGGCCCTGCAACTGGCTGGCGCGCAACTGCGCCACCCAGATCAGGCTCGACAGCCCCTGGGCCAGCAGCACCACCAGCAAGGTGAGCAGCAGCATGCGCCCCAGCAACGAACGCGGCAGCAGGCGCCAGCGCCGCTCGCTAGGCCGGGCAGACATGGGCCGCCAGCAGGTAGCCGCTGCCGCGCACGGTGCGGATCAATCGCGGGGGCTTCTCGGTGTCGCGCAGGCGTTGGCGCAAGCGGCTGACCGCCATGTCGACGATGCGGTCCAGGGGCATGGGTTCGCGGCCGCGTGTGGCATTGCCGATGGTGTCGCGGTCGAGGATCTGTTGCGGGTGGTCGAGGAACAGCTTGAGCAGGGCGAAATCGGCACCGGACAGGATCACTTCCTCGCCGTAGCGGTGAAACAGCCGGTGGCTGACCGTGTCCAGGCGCCAGTCGTCGAACGCGAGCACCGCGCTGGCCGGTGCCGCCTGGCCGAACTCGGCGCGGCGCAGCAGGGCCTTGATCCGTGCTTGCAACTCACGCGGGCTGAAGGGTTTGCCGAGGTAGTCGTCCGCGCCCAGTTCCAGGCCGATGACCCGGTCGGCTTCGTCGGAGCTGGCGGTGAGCATGATGATCGGCACCCGTGACAGGCGCGGGTGCTGGCGCACCCAGCGGCACAGGCTGAAGCCGTCCTCGTCGGGCAACATCACATCGAGGATCACCAGGTCGCAGGGGCTACTGTCCAGCGCGCGGCGAAAGCCCTGGCCGTCGGCTTCGGCGTGCACCTGGAAGCCGGAGCGGGCGAGGTAGGTCTGCAGCAGTTCGCGAATGTCCTGGTCGTCGTCGACCATCAGGATCGATTTACCGGCAGTGGTCACAATGGTCCTTCCTTTTGTCAGCGCAGATCTTCATGCCTGCTGTTGGGGCTTACCCCGCGATCAAAATCAGCGATCCAGTGATTGCTGCAGAGCCACCCCCGCCCCCAGCAACCCGGAAAACTCCGCCGTCACCAGCCACACCGGCACCCCGGCGAAATACCCGCTCATGCAGCCCTTGTCGGCAAAACTCGCGGCAAAACCACTGCGCAGGAACAACTCGGCGAAACGGGGAATCACCCCACCGACGATATAGACACCTCCCCGGGCGCCGAGGGTGAGCACATTGTTGCCCGCCACCCGCCCGAGGAATCGGCAGAACTGCTCGATCACCGCCAACGCCCTAGGCTCGCCGGCCAGGGCCGCGTCGGTGATCTGCGCCGGCGTCTTGTGCGTCGGCGTGGCGCCATCGAGCGCGCAGATGGCCTGGTACAGCCGCACCAGCCCGCCACCACTGAGCACGGTTTCGGCGCTGACATGACCGATCTGCCGATGAATCTCCTGGTGGATCGCCGCCTCGCGGGCATTGCCCACCGGCAGGTCGACATGCCCACCCTCGCCCGGCAGCGCCAGCCAGTGCTCGCCCAGGCGCAGCAGGCTGCCCACGCCCAGGCCGGTGCCAGGCCCGATCACCAGCGCCGGACGCGACGGGTCGGCCTGGCCGGCGCAAACCTCGTGGAACTCGCCGTCACGCAGCCGGGTCATGCCCAGGGCCATGGCGGAGAAATCGTTGATCAACAGCAGGCGCTCGACCTGCAGTGTCTGGCAGAAGGCGCTGCGGCTCAGCCGCCAGTGGTTGTTGGTGAAACGGAATTCGTCGCCGTCCACCGGCCCGGCCACCGCCAGGCACACCGCCGCCAGGCCGCCACGGGCGATGCCCTGGTCGGCGAGGTAGGCTTCGATGGCCTGCTCGGGGCTGGTAAAGT
This genomic stretch from Pseudomonas entomophila L48 harbors:
- a CDS encoding ATP-binding protein, which translates into the protein MSARPSERRWRLLPRSLLGRMLLLTLLVVLLAQGLSSLIWVAQLRASQLQGLRASASSLAHSMSASVSYFRSLPVGYRPMVLDQLRSMGGTRFFVSLNVKPLEMPVLPVTPRKQAVIEVFQQVLHERLGQQMEISVAFVSPDDLRIFNSGLKLDELPRSWAHYSLTLEPLNPPVLVTQIRLDEGEWLYIASLLPEPYTSLEAERLPRQQIGFIALTTAMLLLFIGLLVHWQSRPLKRLARAAREMSLGADVAPVAEGGGSEVVEVGRAFNSMRERISRYLTERAQLFSAVSHDLRTPITRLRLRVELLEDEQVQAKFNRDLDELELLVKGALQCVKDTDIHENIEPIDLNQVLEMLAEPYVGDGRITVEGKALSPYPGKSLALRRCIGNLIDNAIKYGERAHLRILDSAESFVLQVDDQGPGVPEQRLEQVFEPHFRLAGQQQGYGLGLGIARNIAHSHGGEVSLLNLREGGLRVTLYLPRTAD
- a CDS encoding response regulator, with amino-acid sequence MVDDDQDIRELLQTYLARSGFQVHAEADGQGFRRALDSSPCDLVILDVMLPDEDGFSLCRWVRQHPRLSRVPIIMLTASSDEADRVIGLELGADDYLGKPFSPRELQARIKALLRRAEFGQAAPASAVLAFDDWRLDTVSHRLFHRYGEEVILSGADFALLKLFLDHPQQILDRDTIGNATRGREPMPLDRIVDMAVSRLRQRLRDTEKPPRLIRTVRGSGYLLAAHVCPA
- a CDS encoding glucokinase, encoding MKALLVGDIGGTNARFALWRNNELHAVQVLATADFTSPEQAIEAYLADQGIARGGLAAVCLAVAGPVDGDEFRFTNNHWRLSRSAFCQTLQVERLLLINDFSAMALGMTRLRDGEFHEVCAGQADPSRPALVIGPGTGLGVGSLLRLGEHWLALPGEGGHVDLPVGNAREAAIHQEIHRQIGHVSAETVLSGGGLVRLYQAICALDGATPTHKTPAQITDAALAGEPRALAVIEQFCRFLGRVAGNNVLTLGARGGVYIVGGVIPRFAELFLRSGFAASFADKGCMSGYFAGVPVWLVTAEFSGLLGAGVALQQSLDR